The following are encoded together in the Novipirellula galeiformis genome:
- the dapF gene encoding diaminopimelate epimerase produces the protein MRFTKMHGAGNDYVYVDCFAENLDDRNIAELAQSISHRHFGVGADGLILIRPSEIADARMQMLNADGSESEMCGNGIRCVAKYVFDHGIAKQEQLKIESGGSVRDLSLTIGADGKVEAVTVDMGEPILEAPLVPTSLVDHGHVVGHEVEFDGQKLSVTCVSMGNPHCVIFVPQATDELVLGLGPKIETDPRFPKRINVEFVEIISRSEVRQRTWERGSGETWACGTGASAVCVAGVLTGNTDRKILNHLLGGDLVLQWNETSGRVNMTGGAVEVFSGEWNA, from the coding sequence ATGCGATTTACCAAAATGCACGGTGCTGGCAACGACTATGTTTACGTCGATTGCTTTGCTGAGAATCTTGATGACAGGAACATTGCCGAATTAGCCCAGTCCATCTCACATCGCCATTTTGGTGTGGGTGCGGACGGCTTGATTCTGATTCGCCCCAGTGAGATTGCGGACGCACGAATGCAGATGCTCAACGCCGATGGCAGCGAGAGCGAGATGTGTGGAAACGGAATTCGCTGTGTCGCCAAATACGTGTTCGACCACGGGATTGCAAAACAAGAGCAATTGAAAATCGAATCGGGCGGTTCGGTTCGCGACTTATCGCTGACGATCGGAGCCGACGGCAAAGTCGAAGCGGTCACGGTCGATATGGGAGAGCCAATTCTCGAAGCCCCGTTGGTGCCTACGTCGCTGGTCGACCACGGTCACGTGGTAGGGCACGAAGTTGAGTTCGACGGCCAGAAACTATCGGTCACCTGCGTTTCCATGGGCAATCCCCATTGTGTGATCTTTGTCCCCCAAGCGACCGACGAGTTGGTGCTTGGCTTGGGACCTAAAATCGAGACCGACCCAAGATTTCCTAAGCGCATCAACGTCGAGTTTGTCGAGATCATCTCGCGAAGCGAAGTGCGTCAGCGAACGTGGGAACGCGGCAGTGGCGAAACTTGGGCCTGCGGCACCGGGGCGTCGGCGGTTTGTGTCGCTGGCGTGTTGACCGGCAACACGGATCGCAAGATCCTCAACCATCTGCTCGGAGGCGACCTGGTGCTCCAGTGGAACGAAACGAGCGGGCGAGTGAATATGACAGGCGGAGCGGTCGAAGTCTTTTCGGGAGAATGGAACGCGTGA
- a CDS encoding mechanosensitive ion channel domain-containing protein — MQSNKQLFANHSAAIVMAIAVAMGSHGVAGQGLTLPEPTAVQASYQAHLDDAVVPASFNEAAAAPETNAAAPAKKETIQSELASVEAATNLSDEVRKGYVERLRKAIVWTDNEEIARKRSAEIEAFLLTLPKVLAEAQAAMAVSVDSEPPAVPMGGTIAQLEQQLIALRTQMEAEESEFHSKEREIENRTVRLGELAKEILDIEKRIDDAKKQVATLGTENLSSRIQSMEQQARVACLEQQLLTMKAERRRLEEVAPLLPLQRDILNRAVNTRKKHLASWQVALDKWRKDESLRQAAEARRVANESHPALKSAAEINAEIAESRIKTAADIERIGKMIELLNTKAKHFNEAFETLRSKVEHAGATSSTGLLLQKQRGELPSPSTFAKRVELVATEMPATHLQLTEWKQMQRDVADPDDAANRMVESLPASVQQYDHANVVEVVSRLLRDRRDLLDNAIADQEALLRNLNELELINQSVETQVAEFRQFLDQRVLWIRSTDAFAAKDLREASKGLATLMTPSKWVEVVRVFAGDMLQRPVFVVFLASSFLLLLLFHAQMLAAVRRLSQPPEPGCEAKFSRYAAAFGIAVFLSVRWPVLLLAAGYRLRLASGSTEWTQSVGDACITTVLFLWACSLVREMCRRESVGERVFKWSPTALAKVRNVVDLTVFVGTPVFALLQLSQFSDVAEMRSLQRLLFISILGFVGLQIGWLVRPGGPFMLCLQREDSTSITYRLRHPIWFIVTGAPLAFAILSLVGYHFSAYHLSGRLAETAMALVTIIVMYSLAIGWLEVNGYNRELARSLAIEAEQAESLELANHIANHDEDEEDSESLGEDASQETVNSEFCDLLRWASVMLLICGGWIIWSDVLPALRVLDRVVLWTNIESIAETVVDKQGYQSIVMNERSVPTTLTDLFAAMLVVIATLLIGRRLPIVLELTVLDRLPLEAGTQQAVAILVRYAATIAGTLFACSVIRLSWSSVQWLAAAMTVGLGFGLQEIFANLVSGLIILFERPIRVGDMVTVGNLTGNVTRMQMRATTITDFDRREMIVPNKTFITDNVINWTLSDPISRIVLPVGVAFGTDVHHVQRILMRIAERNPAVMKEPAPSTLFKGFTESALDIRLHVFIPKRDMYPIVLNQLNVAIATELHRAGIQIAYPQRDLHIKTVDSLAALIPRVREHNQNRDQHRDQNVA; from the coding sequence ATGCAATCCAATAAGCAACTTTTTGCGAACCATTCCGCAGCCATCGTGATGGCAATCGCGGTGGCCATGGGATCCCATGGCGTTGCGGGTCAGGGGCTAACGCTTCCCGAGCCTACAGCGGTCCAAGCGAGTTACCAAGCACATCTCGACGACGCCGTCGTTCCCGCTAGTTTTAACGAAGCGGCTGCAGCCCCAGAAACGAACGCCGCTGCGCCCGCGAAGAAGGAAACGATCCAGTCGGAACTGGCTTCCGTCGAAGCGGCCACAAACTTGTCCGATGAGGTCCGCAAAGGTTACGTCGAACGCTTGCGAAAAGCGATCGTTTGGACGGACAACGAGGAAATCGCCAGGAAGCGTTCCGCCGAAATCGAGGCGTTCCTGTTGACGCTGCCGAAAGTGCTCGCGGAGGCCCAAGCCGCGATGGCCGTTTCGGTCGATTCCGAACCGCCTGCCGTCCCGATGGGAGGCACGATTGCGCAGCTCGAGCAGCAACTGATTGCTCTGCGAACGCAAATGGAAGCCGAGGAATCAGAGTTCCACAGCAAGGAACGCGAGATCGAAAATCGCACCGTTCGTCTTGGCGAATTGGCGAAGGAGATCTTGGACATCGAGAAGCGAATCGATGATGCGAAGAAGCAAGTCGCCACACTCGGCACCGAAAATCTGTCGTCTCGGATTCAGTCGATGGAGCAACAGGCCCGCGTGGCCTGCCTTGAGCAGCAATTGCTGACGATGAAGGCCGAGCGACGGCGTTTAGAAGAGGTCGCTCCGCTGTTGCCATTGCAACGCGATATCTTAAATCGGGCGGTCAACACACGCAAGAAACACCTGGCGAGTTGGCAGGTTGCCCTTGATAAATGGCGCAAGGACGAGTCGTTGCGTCAAGCGGCTGAGGCGCGTCGGGTGGCTAACGAATCGCATCCCGCCTTGAAATCCGCTGCCGAAATCAATGCGGAGATTGCGGAGTCGCGAATCAAGACTGCGGCCGATATTGAACGCATCGGCAAGATGATCGAGCTGCTTAACACCAAGGCCAAGCATTTTAACGAGGCGTTTGAAACGCTACGGTCCAAGGTCGAACACGCCGGCGCTACCTCCTCCACAGGTTTGCTGCTACAAAAACAGCGAGGGGAACTTCCTTCGCCTTCGACGTTTGCCAAGCGTGTCGAATTAGTGGCAACGGAAATGCCTGCGACCCACTTGCAATTGACCGAATGGAAACAGATGCAACGCGACGTCGCTGATCCCGACGACGCCGCAAACCGGATGGTCGAATCGTTACCAGCATCGGTGCAGCAGTATGATCATGCCAATGTTGTCGAGGTGGTCTCGAGATTGTTGCGAGATCGACGCGATCTGTTGGACAACGCAATCGCAGACCAAGAAGCATTGCTGCGCAACTTAAACGAACTGGAATTGATCAACCAGAGCGTCGAGACTCAGGTTGCTGAGTTTCGGCAATTCCTTGACCAACGAGTGCTCTGGATTCGCAGCACCGATGCGTTTGCCGCAAAGGATCTCCGTGAAGCGTCCAAAGGGCTCGCCACGTTGATGACGCCCTCGAAGTGGGTGGAAGTGGTTCGTGTTTTTGCTGGCGACATGCTGCAACGTCCTGTGTTCGTCGTGTTTCTGGCATCCTCGTTTCTATTGCTGTTGCTTTTCCATGCACAAATGCTGGCCGCGGTGCGGCGGTTGTCGCAACCTCCTGAACCCGGATGCGAAGCAAAATTTTCGCGTTACGCCGCCGCGTTTGGAATCGCCGTCTTCCTATCGGTTCGTTGGCCCGTATTGTTACTTGCGGCCGGTTACCGATTGCGGTTAGCGAGTGGATCGACGGAATGGACTCAATCGGTCGGCGACGCCTGCATCACTACGGTGCTGTTCTTGTGGGCATGCTCGTTGGTCCGAGAGATGTGCCGTCGCGAAAGTGTCGGGGAGCGAGTCTTCAAGTGGTCCCCGACGGCGCTTGCCAAGGTGCGCAACGTCGTGGACTTAACCGTTTTCGTCGGGACCCCCGTGTTTGCCCTGCTCCAGCTTTCGCAATTTAGTGACGTTGCGGAGATGCGAAGTTTGCAACGGTTGCTGTTCATCTCGATTCTAGGTTTCGTCGGTCTTCAAATCGGATGGTTAGTTCGCCCCGGCGGGCCCTTCATGCTCTGCCTGCAACGCGAAGATTCAACGTCGATTACCTATCGGCTGCGACATCCCATTTGGTTCATCGTCACGGGAGCCCCGCTGGCATTTGCAATCCTATCCTTGGTGGGATACCACTTTTCGGCTTATCATTTGTCGGGGCGGCTAGCCGAAACCGCGATGGCGTTAGTGACCATCATCGTGATGTACTCGCTCGCGATTGGTTGGCTCGAAGTCAATGGCTACAATCGAGAGCTTGCCAGAAGTCTTGCGATTGAAGCGGAGCAAGCGGAATCGCTGGAATTGGCTAATCACATCGCCAACCATGACGAGGACGAAGAGGACAGCGAGTCGTTGGGTGAGGATGCGAGCCAAGAAACCGTGAACTCGGAGTTTTGCGATCTGCTGCGATGGGCCAGCGTGATGTTGCTGATCTGTGGCGGTTGGATTATTTGGTCGGACGTGTTGCCGGCGTTGCGCGTGCTCGACCGAGTCGTGCTGTGGACCAATATCGAATCGATTGCCGAAACCGTGGTCGACAAGCAGGGCTACCAATCGATTGTAATGAACGAACGCTCGGTTCCTACGACGCTGACGGACCTGTTTGCCGCGATGTTGGTCGTCATCGCCACGTTGTTGATCGGGCGGCGACTCCCCATCGTGCTGGAGTTGACCGTGCTGGATCGATTGCCATTAGAAGCGGGGACACAACAAGCCGTGGCAATCCTCGTGCGTTATGCGGCAACCATCGCAGGAACGCTGTTTGCCTGCAGCGTGATCCGCTTGTCATGGAGCAGTGTCCAGTGGTTGGCTGCGGCGATGACCGTGGGGCTAGGCTTTGGCTTGCAAGAGATTTTTGCAAACCTGGTTAGCGGTTTGATCATTTTATTCGAGCGTCCCATTCGAGTCGGCGACATGGTGACGGTGGGGAACTTGACGGGCAATGTGACTCGTATGCAAATGCGTGCGACCACAATCACCGATTTTGATCGTCGCGAGATGATCGTGCCTAACAAAACCTTTATCACCGACAACGTCATCAATTGGACGTTATCTGATCCCATCAGCCGGATTGTGTTGCCCGTAGGGGTGGCCTTTGGGACCGATGTCCATCATGTGCAACGGATTTTAATGAGGATTGCGGAACGAAATCCCGCCGTTATGAAGGAGCCCGCCCCGAGCACCTTGTTTAAGGGGTTTACCGAGAGTGCGCTCGACATTCGGCTGCATGTGTTCATTCCCAAACGAGATATGTACCCGATCGTTTTGAATCAGTTGAACGTGGCGATAGCAACCGAGCTGCATCGTGCGGGAATTCAAATTGCATATCCACAGCGAGATTTGCATATCAAAACGGTCGATTCGCTTGCCGCTTTGATTCCACGCGTTCGCGAACACAACCAGAATCGCGATCAACATCGGGATCAAAACGTGGCCTAA
- a CDS encoding pentapeptide repeat-containing protein has protein sequence MASFFTSGLGSSFAGSSFAGSSFAGSSFAGSSFAGSSFAGSSFAGSSFAGSSFAGSSFISSLAPSSGRFNPSTGSLSLAPPRSGSCKSGISGRIAPLGSEGGADGSAGEKS, from the coding sequence GTGGCCTCTTTCTTCACCTCAGGCTTAGGCTCTTCCTTCGCGGGTTCTTCCTTCGCAGGCTCTTCCTTCGCAGGCTCTTCCTTTGCGGGTTCTTCCTTTGCAGGCTCTTCCTTCGCAGGTTCTTCTTTCGCAGGTTCTTCTTTCGCAGGTTCTTCTTTCGCAGGTTCTTCTTTCATTTCTTCGCTGGCACCTTCCTCAGGAAGATTCAACCCATCCACGGGCTCTTTGTCGCTGGCGCCGCCCAGATCGGGAAGTTGCAAGTCGGGCATTTCGGGAAGGATCGCACCACTGGGGAGCGAAGGGGGAGCCGATGGGTCGGCTGGCGAAAAGTCTTGA
- a CDS encoding 3-hydroxyacyl-CoA dehydrogenase, translating to MTRPSILLVGLGVVGRAIAQAHLDANISVTIADQSVEALQNSIRDFKLDPAVWSVSEVRLGEAEIMMVDLVHHQDGVSESGVDSHAPRILIESIAERLQIKRDFFQRMEGVLDEDWIFCSNTSTLRIGDIAAALSTPSRLCGMHFFMPVDVRDAVEVIPTKGIREQNLASVARHVRRLNRSPLVVADAPGFVVNRMLSPYLNEAMTLLTQGATAEQIEQAALQLGMPLSPLELIDLIGSRTMFDAGRVYWQSFPTRIDPSPMLPALIKAGRGGRFGGGGFYDYCDAQRSASLSPEAIKIRDRYTRETTAFAHDQVLLRLCIPMWIEAALLLQDGVAPSLDQVEIAMAGGLGYSHRGEWFRWFDAIGSETIRSFLNDAQAHSKSLRAPFELSELLSTHTPTDAITRFANLAPASP from the coding sequence ATGACACGCCCCTCCATTTTACTTGTCGGACTCGGCGTGGTCGGACGCGCCATCGCCCAGGCCCACTTGGACGCCAACATTTCGGTGACGATTGCCGACCAGAGCGTCGAGGCGCTGCAAAACAGCATCCGCGACTTCAAACTCGACCCCGCAGTATGGAGCGTTTCGGAAGTCAGGTTGGGCGAAGCGGAGATCATGATGGTCGACTTGGTTCACCATCAAGACGGCGTTAGCGAGTCGGGCGTTGATTCGCACGCGCCACGAATCTTGATTGAATCGATCGCCGAGCGATTGCAGATCAAACGCGACTTTTTTCAGCGTATGGAGGGTGTCCTCGATGAAGACTGGATTTTTTGCAGCAATACATCGACGCTTCGGATTGGGGACATCGCCGCTGCATTGTCGACGCCGTCGCGTCTTTGCGGCATGCACTTCTTCATGCCAGTGGACGTTCGTGACGCGGTCGAAGTGATCCCAACCAAGGGCATCCGCGAGCAGAATCTTGCCTCGGTGGCCCGACATGTACGCCGCTTGAATCGCTCGCCCTTGGTGGTTGCGGACGCCCCCGGCTTCGTCGTCAACCGCATGTTGTCGCCCTACTTAAACGAAGCGATGACGTTGTTGACACAAGGTGCCACCGCCGAGCAAATCGAACAGGCGGCGTTGCAGTTGGGGATGCCATTGTCGCCACTCGAATTGATCGACTTGATCGGCTCGCGAACGATGTTTGACGCTGGCCGGGTCTATTGGCAATCCTTTCCCACGCGCATTGATCCGTCGCCAATGCTACCCGCGTTGATCAAGGCGGGACGCGGAGGCCGGTTTGGGGGGGGAGGTTTCTATGACTACTGCGATGCCCAACGATCCGCGTCGCTCTCGCCCGAAGCAATCAAAATTCGCGATCGATACACCCGGGAAACGACGGCGTTTGCACACGACCAAGTCCTGCTGCGGTTGTGTATCCCAATGTGGATCGAAGCAGCGTTGTTGCTCCAAGACGGTGTGGCCCCGTCCTTGGACCAGGTTGAAATCGCGATGGCCGGAGGTCTCGGCTATTCGCACCGAGGCGAGTGGTTCCGCTGGTTTGACGCAATCGGCAGCGAAACGATCCGCTCGTTCTTGAACGACGCCCAAGCCCACTCCAAGTCGCTCCGCGCTCCTTTCGAATTGAGCGAGCTTCTCTCCACCCATACACCCACCGACGCGATCACCCGCTTTGCCAATCTCGCTCCGGCGTCCCCCTAG
- the xseA gene encoding exodeoxyribonuclease VII large subunit, whose amino-acid sequence MERVSDAAAIADPVHAISVSELNGHIKAVMEGTFPSLWVAGEISDLVRARSGHIYFTLKDDDAQIRGVLWRNTAIRIKHDLQDGQAVLCFGNLDVYAARGTYQLVVRKLEPQGIGSLQLAFQQMQAKLEREGLFAAERKRPLPSLPRRIGIVTSPSGAAVRDFLQAASNRYHGADVVVIPALVQGEGAVRSIVAAIRAAERITPKLDVLVVSRGGGSLEDLWCFNEEPVVRAVAACSIPTVSAVGHEIDVTLCDLAADLRALTPTDAATRVLPDGMSLKSSAVNLRQRLDRSIRLSILQRQSEVAALKQRPILRKPMEIIQLRARLLDELDARARRAMTGQMKQGRSQVGELAASLSALSPLAVLSRGYSVTLDADGNAISDAGMLKPGDLLETRFHHGRVLSKVQAE is encoded by the coding sequence ATGGAACGCGTGAGCGACGCCGCCGCAATTGCCGACCCCGTTCACGCCATTTCGGTTTCGGAACTCAATGGACATATCAAAGCGGTGATGGAGGGAACGTTCCCATCGCTTTGGGTTGCCGGCGAAATCTCCGATCTCGTTCGTGCGCGGAGCGGGCACATCTACTTCACGCTGAAGGACGACGATGCGCAAATCCGTGGGGTGTTGTGGCGCAACACGGCGATTCGTATCAAGCACGATCTCCAAGATGGTCAAGCGGTGCTGTGCTTTGGCAATCTCGACGTCTATGCGGCGCGGGGGACGTACCAATTGGTGGTCCGCAAACTTGAGCCTCAGGGGATCGGTTCCCTGCAATTGGCCTTTCAGCAAATGCAAGCGAAGCTTGAGCGAGAAGGTTTGTTTGCGGCCGAGCGAAAACGCCCATTGCCCTCGTTGCCTCGACGCATTGGGATCGTGACAAGCCCTTCTGGAGCTGCGGTTCGCGATTTTCTGCAAGCCGCGTCCAATCGTTACCATGGTGCCGACGTGGTGGTGATCCCGGCGTTGGTTCAAGGGGAGGGGGCGGTGCGTTCGATCGTTGCCGCCATCCGGGCTGCTGAGCGCATCACTCCTAAGCTCGACGTGCTGGTTGTTTCGCGGGGTGGCGGGAGCCTCGAAGATCTTTGGTGTTTCAACGAGGAGCCTGTGGTTCGTGCGGTTGCCGCATGTTCGATTCCGACGGTTTCGGCGGTAGGGCACGAAATCGATGTAACGCTTTGCGATTTGGCCGCGGACCTGCGCGCGTTGACTCCGACCGATGCGGCAACACGGGTGCTGCCGGACGGAATGTCGCTGAAATCCAGCGCTGTCAATCTGCGTCAACGTCTCGACCGTTCGATCCGCCTTTCCATTCTCCAACGCCAAAGCGAAGTTGCCGCACTGAAGCAGCGGCCGATCCTACGCAAACCGATGGAGATCATTCAGCTGCGAGCTCGATTGCTCGATGAGTTGGATGCGCGGGCACGTCGCGCGATGACCGGCCAAATGAAGCAGGGGCGGAGTCAAGTGGGTGAACTCGCCGCTTCGCTTTCGGCGCTCTCGCCGCTCGCGGTGCTATCACGGGGCTACAGCGTGACTCTCGACGCCGACGGAAATGCGATCTCGGACGCTGGCATGCTAAAACCCGGCGATCTACTCGAGACGCGATTCCACCACGGACGCGTGCTCTCCAAGGTCCAAGCCGAATGA
- a CDS encoding RluA family pseudouridine synthase: MVYRDIVVPESATGQRIDYFLTQACDGFSRTQITQAIQAEGATLDGRTVRPSVKIQANQRIRFRVPEPVSDDTVPENISLDVLYEDDGLVVVNKPPGMVVHPARGNWTGTLTSALAFRFQSLSDVGGPTRPGIVHRLDRDTSGVIVVAKTNSIHVHLSEQFANREVEKEYFAITAARIDRDRDIIDVPIGRHPYQRDKMAIRENHATSKAASTFYEVISRHGRFTQVRVRPKTGRTHQIRVHLSHIGAPILCDRLYAGHAEVSLGMLTGTRDAAKDTVLLERQALHARKLTFRHPQSGQMMTFEAPLPADLMRVIERLEQLP, from the coding sequence ATGGTCTATCGAGACATCGTCGTGCCTGAGTCCGCGACGGGTCAGCGGATTGATTATTTCTTGACGCAGGCGTGCGACGGCTTTAGTCGTACACAGATCACGCAAGCGATTCAGGCCGAAGGTGCGACGCTGGACGGGCGAACGGTTCGTCCGAGCGTGAAAATCCAAGCGAATCAACGAATCCGCTTTCGCGTCCCCGAGCCAGTATCGGACGACACCGTCCCCGAAAACATCTCGCTCGATGTGTTGTATGAAGACGACGGCTTGGTCGTTGTCAATAAACCACCTGGGATGGTCGTGCATCCGGCGCGCGGCAATTGGACAGGCACGTTGACCAGTGCGTTAGCGTTTCGCTTTCAGTCGCTTTCCGATGTGGGAGGCCCCACGCGGCCTGGGATCGTGCATCGACTCGACCGTGACACCAGCGGTGTGATCGTGGTCGCCAAGACCAATTCGATTCACGTTCATTTGTCGGAACAGTTCGCTAACCGCGAAGTGGAAAAAGAATACTTTGCGATCACGGCCGCACGCATTGATCGCGATCGCGACATCATCGATGTGCCGATTGGTCGCCATCCGTACCAACGCGATAAAATGGCGATTCGCGAGAATCATGCTACCAGCAAGGCCGCATCGACGTTCTATGAGGTGATCAGCCGGCATGGGCGTTTCACCCAAGTACGCGTCAGGCCAAAGACGGGACGCACGCACCAAATCCGAGTTCACTTGTCTCACATCGGGGCCCCGATCCTTTGTGACCGCCTCTATGCGGGGCACGCGGAGGTTTCGCTGGGGATGCTTACGGGCACTCGAGATGCCGCGAAAGACACCGTGTTGCTCGAACGCCAAGCGTTGCACGCTCGCAAGTTGACGTTTCGCCATCCACAGAGCGGGCAAATGATGACCTTCGAAGCTCCCTTGCCGGCCGACCTAATGCGTGTCATCGAGCGGCTCGAGCAATTGCCGTAG